In Vreelandella piezotolerans, one genomic interval encodes:
- the der gene encoding ribosome biogenesis GTPase Der has translation MTPVIALVGRPNVGKSTLFNRLTRSRDALVADFPGLTRDRKYGNGMLGGKAYTVIDTGGISGDEEGIDAAMAEQSLAAIDEADIVLFLVDARAGLNVADEAIANHLRVNQKKTWLVVNKTDGLEEHSAMADFWTLGLGDPWPIAAAHGRNVSLLIDTVLEPFPERDASIPADTGTKGIRIGVIGRPNVGKSTLVNRLLGEERVVVFDEAGTTRDAIEIPFERNGKPYVLIDTAGIRRRKNVREIAEKFSIIKTLDAIKESHVAVMVLDARSGLVEQDLHLLDYVLTTGRALVLAVNKWDGLESDAKEKMRADIKRRLGFADYAELHFISALHGTAVGDLYPSIERAFNAANAHWSTNRLTTLLQDAVSQHPPPMVNGRRIKLRMAHQGGSNPPIIVVHGNQTSSLPEAYRRYLTNTFRKVLKVRGTPMRFEFRSGDNPYDPMAGASDKEKAKKRELNRTKEARKSRR, from the coding sequence ATGACACCCGTCATTGCATTAGTCGGTCGCCCCAATGTGGGTAAATCGACGCTGTTCAACCGTCTGACCCGCTCGCGCGATGCGCTAGTGGCAGACTTCCCTGGCCTGACCCGTGACCGTAAATACGGTAACGGCATGCTGGGTGGAAAGGCGTACACCGTCATCGATACCGGCGGTATCAGCGGTGACGAAGAAGGCATCGATGCTGCGATGGCCGAGCAGTCGCTGGCGGCCATCGACGAAGCCGATATCGTGCTGTTCCTGGTCGATGCCCGCGCCGGACTGAACGTCGCGGACGAAGCCATCGCCAATCATCTGCGCGTCAATCAGAAAAAAACCTGGCTGGTGGTCAACAAGACCGACGGTTTGGAAGAGCACTCGGCCATGGCCGACTTCTGGACGTTGGGTCTGGGCGATCCCTGGCCGATTGCGGCTGCCCATGGCCGCAACGTGTCACTGCTGATCGATACGGTGCTCGAGCCCTTCCCTGAGCGGGATGCTAGCATCCCGGCCGACACGGGAACCAAAGGTATTCGTATCGGGGTCATCGGCCGCCCGAACGTGGGCAAGTCGACGCTGGTCAACCGTCTGCTAGGCGAAGAGCGGGTGGTGGTGTTCGATGAAGCGGGCACCACCCGCGACGCCATCGAAATCCCCTTCGAGCGCAACGGAAAACCCTACGTGCTGATCGATACCGCAGGTATTCGGCGACGCAAGAACGTGCGTGAAATCGCTGAGAAGTTCTCGATCATTAAAACACTGGATGCGATCAAAGAGAGCCACGTGGCGGTGATGGTGCTGGATGCCCGCAGTGGTCTCGTCGAACAGGATCTGCACCTGCTGGATTACGTGCTCACCACGGGCCGTGCGCTGGTACTGGCCGTCAACAAGTGGGACGGCCTAGAGAGCGACGCCAAAGAGAAGATGCGCGCCGATATCAAGCGCCGTCTGGGCTTTGCTGATTACGCCGAGCTGCACTTCATTTCCGCGCTGCATGGCACGGCGGTGGGCGATCTCTACCCTTCCATCGAACGGGCGTTCAACGCTGCCAACGCGCACTGGTCGACCAACCGCCTTACAACGTTGCTGCAGGATGCGGTCAGCCAGCATCCGCCCCCCATGGTCAACGGCCGCCGCATCAAGCTGCGTATGGCGCACCAGGGCGGCAGCAATCCGCCGATCATCGTGGTACACGGCAACCAAACGTCGTCGCTGCCCGAAGCATACCGCCGCTACCTCACCAACACCTTCCGTAAAGTGTTGAAGGTGCGCGGTACGCCGATGCGCTTCGAGTTTCGTTCCGGCGACAACCCCTATGACCCTATGGCGGGGGCCAGCGACAAAGAGAAAGCCAAAAAGCGCGAGCTCAACCGTACCAAAGAGGCACGCAAAAGCCGCCGCTAA
- the rlmN gene encoding 23S rRNA (adenine(2503)-C(2))-methyltransferase RlmN: protein MTTTVAQHTPATRTTPDNTTAEHPAPARQNLLGLSREQMEAFFLSIGEKKFRATQVMKWMHQEGIDDFTAMTNLSKALRDKLSQVAEIRGPGVVYEGTSSDGTRKWVLEVEDGSYVETVLIPAENGKRRTLCVSSQVGCSLDCSFCSTGKQGFQRNLTAAEIIGQVWVAQRSVGPRRDTANRPVTNVVMMGMGEPLLNFDNVVPAMKLMLDDNGYGLSKRRVTLSTSGVVPMMDKLGDELDVSLAISLHASTDELRNELVPINRKYNIRALLDACHRYLAKCPDNRQVTIEYTLIKDVNDQQEHAEQLAALLKELPCKINLIPFNPFPHSGYEKPSRNQVMRFQQWLYDLEYNATVRTTRGDDIDAACGQLVGRVKDRTKRSARYIQSVQLDAD, encoded by the coding sequence ATGACCACCACCGTAGCTCAACACACGCCTGCCACTCGTACGACGCCGGACAACACCACGGCCGAACACCCAGCACCCGCTCGCCAGAACCTACTGGGACTCTCCCGCGAGCAGATGGAAGCGTTCTTTTTGTCGATCGGCGAAAAGAAATTTCGCGCCACGCAGGTCATGAAATGGATGCATCAGGAGGGCATCGACGACTTTACGGCGATGACCAACCTGTCGAAGGCCCTGCGCGACAAGCTCTCCCAGGTGGCCGAAATCCGCGGTCCAGGCGTCGTCTACGAAGGCACGTCTAGCGACGGCACGCGTAAATGGGTGTTAGAGGTAGAAGATGGCAGCTACGTCGAGACGGTGCTCATTCCTGCCGAAAACGGTAAGCGCCGCACGCTATGCGTCTCTTCCCAGGTGGGCTGCTCACTGGACTGCAGCTTCTGCTCGACCGGTAAACAGGGCTTTCAGCGTAATTTGACCGCCGCCGAGATCATCGGCCAAGTGTGGGTCGCCCAACGCAGCGTTGGCCCACGCCGTGATACCGCCAATCGCCCGGTGACCAACGTGGTCATGATGGGCATGGGCGAACCGCTGCTCAATTTCGATAACGTCGTGCCAGCCATGAAGCTGATGCTCGACGATAACGGTTACGGACTCTCCAAGCGCCGCGTCACGCTCTCCACTTCCGGCGTGGTGCCGATGATGGACAAACTGGGCGACGAACTGGATGTGAGCCTTGCCATCTCGCTACACGCCTCCACCGATGAGCTGCGCAACGAGCTGGTGCCGATCAACCGTAAGTACAACATACGTGCGCTGCTGGACGCCTGCCACCGCTACCTGGCCAAGTGCCCCGATAATCGTCAGGTCACCATCGAATACACGTTGATCAAAGACGTCAACGATCAGCAGGAACACGCTGAACAGCTCGCGGCACTGCTCAAGGAGCTGCCGTGCAAGATCAACCTGATTCCGTTCAACCCGTTCCCTCATTCAGGGTACGAGAAGCCGTCACGCAACCAAGTGATGCGCTTTCAACAGTGGCTCTACGATTTGGAGTACAACGCCACCGTACGAACCACCCGAGGCGATGATATCGACGCCGCCTGTGGCCAGCTGGTGGGCCGCGTGAAGGATCGTACCAAGCGCAGCGCACGCTACATTCAGTCTGTACAGCTCGACGCTGACTGA
- the hisS gene encoding histidine--tRNA ligase: MSKSAAKKIQAIRGMNDLLPSDSPRWQFFEGKVRQLMHRYGFDEIRTPIVEQTALFARSIGEVTDIVEKEMYTFDDRNGDSLTLRPEGTASCVRAAMEHGLLHNQTQRLWYQGPMFRHERPQKGRYRQFHQVGVETYGFEGPDIDAEVILLSARLWQELGLMEHVTLELNSLGSAEARAAYRDKLVAYFEQHQNILDEDSKRRLTSNPLRILDSKNPDMADMLDAAPQLMDHLDDESRTHFEQLKAMLEAAGIPYVVNPRLVRGLDYYCRTVFEWTTAALGSQGTVCAGGRYDGLVEQLGGKPTPAVGFAMGIERLVLLLETLDLVPDEAMGGCDVYLMPMDDSASVAALTLAEQLRSALPTLRLQLHCGGGSFKSRMKKADKSAAPVAILLGEDELAHQTATLKYLRDDREQQQVAQAELADALREILSSNVPSH; encoded by the coding sequence TTGAGCAAGTCCGCCGCTAAAAAGATTCAAGCCATCCGTGGTATGAACGACCTATTGCCCAGCGATAGCCCTCGCTGGCAATTTTTTGAGGGCAAAGTACGCCAACTGATGCACCGCTATGGTTTCGATGAAATTCGCACACCCATCGTCGAGCAAACGGCGCTGTTTGCCCGCTCGATCGGTGAAGTCACCGATATCGTCGAAAAAGAGATGTACACCTTCGACGACCGCAACGGTGACAGCCTGACACTGCGTCCCGAAGGCACCGCCAGCTGCGTACGGGCGGCCATGGAGCACGGCTTGCTGCATAACCAAACCCAGCGGCTTTGGTACCAGGGGCCGATGTTTCGTCACGAGCGGCCCCAAAAAGGGCGCTACCGACAGTTCCACCAAGTGGGCGTGGAGACATACGGCTTCGAGGGCCCTGACATCGATGCCGAAGTCATCCTGCTCTCGGCGCGCCTATGGCAAGAGCTCGGCTTGATGGAGCACGTCACCCTGGAGCTGAACTCGCTAGGCTCCGCCGAGGCGCGGGCGGCCTACCGCGATAAGCTCGTGGCCTATTTCGAGCAGCACCAAAACATACTCGACGAGGACTCCAAACGCCGCCTGACCAGCAACCCGCTGCGCATTCTGGACTCCAAAAACCCGGACATGGCCGACATGCTCGATGCGGCCCCGCAGCTGATGGACCATCTGGACGACGAGTCCCGCACGCATTTCGAGCAGCTCAAGGCGATGCTGGAGGCTGCCGGTATACCGTACGTGGTCAACCCGCGCTTGGTGCGCGGCCTGGACTACTACTGCCGCACGGTGTTCGAGTGGACGACCGCCGCGTTGGGCAGCCAAGGCACCGTGTGCGCTGGCGGCCGCTACGATGGCTTGGTCGAGCAGCTTGGTGGCAAACCCACGCCGGCCGTGGGCTTTGCCATGGGCATCGAGCGCCTAGTGCTGCTGCTGGAAACGCTCGACCTGGTGCCCGATGAGGCCATGGGCGGCTGCGACGTCTATCTGATGCCGATGGACGACAGCGCTAGTGTGGCCGCCCTGACACTCGCCGAGCAGCTGCGTAGCGCGCTGCCCACCCTGCGTCTGCAGCTGCACTGTGGCGGCGGCAGCTTCAAAAGCCGCATGAAAAAAGCCGACAAGAGCGCCGCGCCGGTGGCGATTTTGCTGGGCGAAGACGAGCTTGCCCACCAAACCGCCACACTGAAGTATTTGCGCGATGATCGCGAGCAGCAGCAAGTGGCCCAAGCCGAGCTGGCCGACGCGCTTCGCGAGATACTGTCGTCGAACGTACCGTCTCACTAA
- the pilW gene encoding type IV pilus biogenesis/stability protein PilW translates to MIGHRRRIISIRMPMLSVLAGSLLLAGCATSGQAVRSDANPAAVEAYTQLGVAYLERDNLTRALNALDRALELNPRHPEALQALALVYQQQGESELANRYFEQALDAEPSFTRARNNYAAFLYQQEQFPQACEQLERASQDAQYANRAQLFTNLGQCYLAIDELDKARERLQRAQSIDPRNPRGYLMLAELEISQGNYDQAWAPLQNYLQLAGPDPAALELAIDVALARGDDAAATDYQRLLNR, encoded by the coding sequence ATGATCGGTCACCGCAGGCGCATTATTTCCATCAGGATGCCCATGCTGTCCGTGCTTGCTGGCAGCCTGCTGCTAGCGGGTTGCGCCACCTCTGGTCAGGCCGTTCGCAGCGATGCCAATCCCGCTGCGGTAGAGGCGTATACCCAGCTTGGCGTCGCCTACTTAGAGCGTGATAACCTGACACGTGCCCTGAATGCCCTCGACCGCGCTTTGGAGCTAAACCCACGTCATCCCGAGGCACTTCAAGCCCTTGCGCTGGTCTACCAGCAGCAGGGAGAGAGCGAGCTTGCCAACCGTTATTTCGAACAAGCGCTAGATGCCGAGCCATCGTTCACCCGCGCACGTAACAACTACGCCGCGTTTTTGTACCAGCAGGAACAGTTTCCACAAGCCTGCGAACAGTTAGAAAGGGCATCCCAAGATGCCCAGTACGCCAATCGCGCCCAGCTATTCACCAACTTAGGGCAGTGCTATTTGGCCATCGACGAATTGGATAAGGCGCGCGAACGTTTGCAGCGCGCGCAAAGCATCGACCCGCGCAACCCCCGCGGGTATTTAATGTTAGCCGAACTCGAAATTTCACAGGGCAATTATGATCAGGCCTGGGCGCCGCTGCAGAACTACTTGCAGCTGGCAGGCCCCGACCCAGCAGCACTGGAACTGGCGATCGATGTCGCCCTCGCCCGCGGTGACGACGCCGCGGCCACCGACTACCAGCGCTTGCTCAACCGCTGA
- a CDS encoding HesB/IscA family protein, translated as MATLNITPAAAEQIHRVLDERGQGLGLRVSVKPSGCSGYSYVLDFADEAQADDVRFEAHGASVYVAPEALEMLDGSEVDYVNEGLNRFFRFNNPNVKDQCGCGESFTV; from the coding sequence ATGGCAACACTGAACATTACGCCCGCAGCGGCAGAACAGATTCACCGAGTGCTGGACGAGCGAGGCCAAGGCTTGGGCCTTCGCGTATCGGTCAAACCCAGCGGCTGCTCTGGCTACAGCTACGTACTTGATTTTGCCGATGAAGCCCAAGCAGATGACGTTCGGTTCGAGGCACATGGTGCCAGCGTGTATGTCGCTCCCGAGGCGCTCGAAATGCTCGACGGCAGCGAAGTGGACTACGTCAACGAAGGCTTGAACCGCTTTTTCCGCTTCAACAACCCCAATGTCAAAGATCAGTGCGGCTGCGGTGAAAGCTTCACGGTCTAA
- the ispG gene encoding flavodoxin-dependent (E)-4-hydroxy-3-methylbut-2-enyl-diphosphate synthase has translation MHAPSPIKRRPSRQIHVGNVAVGGDAPISVQSMTNTNTLDVEATVGQIQQLEKAGADIVRVSVPDMDAAEAFGKIKQRVAVPLVADIHFDYKIALRVAELGVDCLRINPGNIGREDRVRAVVSAARDHGIPIRIGVNAGSLEKDLQKKYGEPTPAALVESAMRHIDHLDRLDFQEFKVSVKASDVFMAVAAYRDLANRIEQPLHLGITEAGGLRSGTVKSSIGLGMLLMDGIGDTIRVSLAADPVEEIKVGFDMLKSLKLRAKGINFIACPSCSRQNFDVISTMNQLEERLEDVMTPLDVSVIGCVVNGPGEAKETDIGLTGGSPANLVYIDGKPASKLRNDHLVEDLEKLIRDKVRQKEQQQENMIARSV, from the coding sequence ATGCACGCCCCTTCTCCGATCAAACGCCGCCCGTCACGCCAAATTCACGTTGGCAACGTCGCGGTGGGCGGTGATGCACCGATTTCAGTGCAAAGCATGACCAACACCAACACGCTGGACGTCGAGGCCACTGTCGGACAGATCCAGCAATTGGAAAAAGCCGGGGCGGATATCGTCCGCGTCTCGGTGCCCGATATGGATGCCGCAGAGGCCTTCGGCAAGATCAAGCAGCGCGTGGCCGTGCCGTTGGTGGCCGATATCCACTTCGATTACAAGATCGCGCTACGGGTCGCCGAGCTGGGCGTGGACTGTCTGCGCATCAACCCCGGCAATATTGGCCGGGAAGACCGCGTGCGCGCGGTGGTGAGCGCCGCCCGAGACCACGGCATTCCGATCCGTATCGGCGTGAACGCGGGGTCGCTGGAGAAAGACCTGCAAAAGAAGTATGGCGAACCCACGCCTGCGGCGCTGGTCGAGTCGGCGATGCGCCATATCGACCACCTGGATCGTCTCGATTTCCAAGAATTCAAAGTCAGCGTCAAAGCATCGGACGTGTTCATGGCCGTGGCCGCCTATCGCGACCTGGCAAACCGCATCGAGCAGCCGCTGCACCTGGGCATTACCGAAGCGGGCGGCCTGCGCTCGGGCACGGTGAAATCGTCCATTGGCCTGGGCATGCTGCTGATGGACGGTATCGGCGACACGATTCGCGTCTCGCTGGCCGCCGACCCGGTAGAAGAGATCAAGGTCGGGTTCGACATGCTCAAGAGCCTGAAGTTGCGCGCCAAGGGAATCAACTTCATTGCTTGCCCGAGCTGCTCGCGGCAGAACTTTGACGTCATCAGCACCATGAACCAGCTCGAAGAGCGGCTTGAAGACGTGATGACACCGCTGGACGTCTCGGTGATTGGCTGTGTGGTCAACGGCCCTGGCGAAGCCAAGGAGACCGATATCGGCCTCACCGGCGGCTCGCCTGCCAATTTGGTCTATATCGATGGCAAGCCGGCGAGCAAGCTGCGCAATGACCACCTCGTCGAAGATCTGGAAAAGCTGATTCGCGATAAAGTGCGTCAAAAAGAGCAGCAGCAAGAGAACATGATTGCGCGCAGCGTTTAA
- a CDS encoding ATP-binding protein, with translation MDAELSQRLARLLDHVDHWLPPAPVPVEWEKHVAAIWQRHPLGGRLVPVPPRDTMTLDDLLGIERQKLALVDNTRAFLQGLPANHALLWGSRGSGKSSVIRALLNSLATEGLRLIQVDRHDLSSLPLLVEQLRHQPHRFVVYCDDLSFEGNDDAYKALKSVLDGALTGPPDNVLLYATSNRRHLLPESMDDNSGSRLVGEELHHGDAVEEKISLSDRFGLWLGFHPFSQATYLEVCEHWVGRIGTSQDWDDAARAEAIRFATLRGGRSGRTAWQFAAQYVGRKRLHERGE, from the coding sequence TCATGTCGACCACTGGCTGCCACCCGCACCTGTCCCGGTCGAGTGGGAAAAACACGTGGCGGCCATTTGGCAACGCCACCCGCTGGGTGGGCGGTTGGTGCCCGTGCCGCCAAGAGACACGATGACGCTGGACGACCTGCTCGGTATCGAGCGGCAAAAGCTGGCGTTGGTCGATAATACGCGCGCCTTTTTACAAGGGCTACCTGCCAACCATGCGCTGCTGTGGGGCTCCCGTGGAAGCGGAAAATCATCGGTGATACGCGCACTGCTCAACTCGCTGGCCACAGAGGGGTTACGGCTGATCCAGGTTGACCGACATGATCTGTCGAGTCTGCCGCTGCTAGTGGAACAGCTTCGGCATCAGCCGCATCGCTTCGTGGTGTACTGTGATGATCTCTCCTTCGAGGGTAACGATGACGCGTATAAGGCGCTTAAGAGCGTGCTAGACGGCGCGCTGACCGGGCCACCAGATAACGTACTGCTCTATGCGACCTCGAATCGTCGCCATCTGTTGCCGGAGTCCATGGACGATAACAGCGGTTCACGGCTGGTCGGCGAGGAGTTGCATCATGGCGACGCGGTGGAGGAGAAAATTTCGCTGTCGGATCGGTTCGGCCTATGGCTGGGTTTCCACCCCTTCAGCCAAGCGACCTATTTGGAGGTATGCGAACACTGGGTGGGGCGTATCGGCACGTCCCAGGACTGGGACGATGCGGCACGGGCAGAGGCGATTCGCTTTGCCACGCTGCGCGGAGGGCGAAGCGGCCGCACGGCGTGGCAATTTGCGGCCCAGTACGTGGGCCGCAAACGGCTGCATGAGCGCGGTGAGTAA
- a CDS encoding RodZ domain-containing protein codes for MSDTQLHDSVTPAPSTATPGELLSRQRESLGVPLADAARALNLRPAVVDGLERDHYEEIPVAAYRRGYLRAYAKYLGMDDRMVLDAYQARHGTSDADRKVAPVAVTKPPSKVGAWLFKLVTLLVIAGLIAVTVAWWQSRGGSEPPSIGTSSTMEDNEAPISEPAPEPTPVATPVITPEPAVTQEPTNDTASDASPDSDLSDAATAPLASNDEPAQASDETPADQTAETEAAVEATNAPEETVAEAAPAANPNLLELTFNEQSWTEIFDANNQRVFVGLQNPGTTASVEGEPPFRLTVGNATGVELRYQGELVDLAERAGANNVARFTLGE; via the coding sequence ATGAGCGACACACAGTTACACGATAGCGTTACTCCAGCCCCCAGCACAGCAACCCCTGGTGAGTTGCTCTCGCGTCAACGCGAATCGCTTGGTGTTCCGTTAGCGGATGCCGCCCGCGCCCTCAACCTGCGCCCCGCCGTGGTGGATGGCCTAGAGCGCGATCACTACGAAGAGATTCCCGTCGCCGCCTATCGTCGCGGCTACCTTCGCGCCTATGCCAAATACCTGGGCATGGACGACCGCATGGTGCTCGACGCTTACCAAGCGCGCCATGGCACCAGCGATGCCGATCGCAAAGTAGCGCCAGTTGCCGTCACCAAGCCCCCCTCCAAGGTAGGTGCCTGGCTTTTCAAATTGGTCACCCTGTTGGTGATTGCGGGGTTGATTGCCGTGACGGTCGCTTGGTGGCAGAGCCGCGGCGGCAGCGAGCCGCCGAGCATTGGTACCTCTTCCACGATGGAAGATAACGAAGCGCCGATCAGCGAGCCAGCCCCCGAGCCCACGCCAGTCGCCACGCCGGTGATCACGCCCGAGCCTGCCGTCACGCAAGAGCCGACTAACGACACCGCTAGCGATGCCTCGCCTGACAGCGATCTCAGCGATGCGGCCACCGCACCGTTGGCGAGCAATGACGAGCCCGCACAGGCAAGCGATGAAACGCCTGCCGACCAAACGGCCGAGACCGAGGCCGCCGTCGAAGCCACCAACGCGCCTGAGGAAACCGTGGCCGAGGCGGCTCCCGCCGCCAACCCTAACCTGCTCGAACTGACGTTCAACGAGCAATCCTGGACCGAGATTTTCGATGCCAACAACCAGCGCGTGTTCGTCGGCCTGCAAAACCCCGGCACCACCGCCAGCGTTGAGGGCGAACCGCCTTTTCGTTTAACCGTTGGCAACGCCACTGGCGTGGAGCTGCGTTACCAAGGTGAGTTAGTCGACCTTGCCGAGCGCGCCGGTGCCAATAACGTTGCCCGCTTTACCCTGGGAGAGTGA
- the bamB gene encoding outer membrane protein assembly factor BamB, translating into MTTHPSKPLFSKHLMRTTLGALALALLAGCASKGQPAFTPKELRSFDETSSLNSVWDRRVGDGFGRARYPIAPSREGNTLFAADANGLVAAFNADSGAREWEVELDSPISSALNAIAGHVYLGTRNGEVIALDQRDGSVTWRSRVSSEVLAAPQANQQLLLVQSVDGQITALDRASGEERWVYTSSQPALTLRGTGTPMVIDPVTFVGLANGRLATLDNRSGQALWDMQIATPRGRSDVERLVDLTGQPVLSPDGRLFVTSYNGRVAALEATRGGMLWETSLSSRHTPILVGNVLFVVSDDSHLVALDANSGQEMWRNDDLEDRWLTAPAFADGRIVVGDFEGYVHLIDARDGNLVGRTRIDDSGISVRPVTEGSTIHVQANNGRLETLEVTP; encoded by the coding sequence ATGACGACTCACCCGTCTAAACCGCTCTTTTCCAAACATCTGATGCGCACCACCCTGGGAGCCCTCGCGCTAGCGCTGCTAGCGGGTTGTGCCAGCAAAGGCCAACCTGCCTTTACTCCCAAAGAGCTGCGTAGCTTCGATGAAACCTCGTCGCTGAATAGCGTGTGGGACCGCCGCGTCGGCGATGGCTTTGGTCGTGCCCGCTACCCCATCGCCCCGTCGCGTGAAGGCAATACGCTCTTCGCAGCGGATGCCAACGGTTTGGTCGCCGCGTTCAATGCCGACAGCGGCGCGCGTGAGTGGGAAGTCGAGCTGGATAGCCCGATTTCCAGCGCGCTGAACGCCATTGCAGGTCACGTCTATCTCGGTACCCGCAACGGTGAGGTGATTGCCCTCGACCAACGCGACGGAAGCGTTACTTGGCGCTCGCGGGTCTCCAGCGAAGTGCTGGCGGCTCCGCAGGCCAATCAACAATTGTTGCTAGTTCAGAGCGTGGACGGCCAGATCACGGCCCTGGATCGCGCTAGCGGCGAAGAGCGCTGGGTGTATACCAGCTCGCAGCCTGCCTTGACGCTGCGTGGTACCGGCACGCCAATGGTCATCGACCCGGTTACCTTCGTGGGCCTAGCCAACGGGCGTCTGGCCACGCTCGATAACCGTAGCGGCCAAGCGCTATGGGATATGCAGATTGCCACCCCACGCGGACGTAGCGATGTCGAGCGACTGGTAGACCTAACGGGCCAGCCAGTGCTCAGTCCGGATGGCCGTCTGTTCGTGACTAGCTACAACGGCCGGGTTGCCGCACTGGAAGCCACCCGTGGCGGCATGCTATGGGAAACCAGCCTCTCCAGCCGCCATACACCGATTCTAGTCGGTAATGTCCTGTTCGTAGTCAGCGACGATAGCCATCTCGTGGCACTCGACGCCAATAGCGGCCAGGAGATGTGGCGTAACGACGATCTCGAAGACCGCTGGCTCACCGCTCCCGCCTTTGCCGATGGCCGTATCGTCGTGGGCGATTTCGAGGGCTATGTCCATCTGATCGACGCCCGCGATGGCAATCTGGTCGGCCGCACCCGAATCGATGATTCGGGCATCAGCGTGCGCCCGGTCACGGAAGGCAGCACCATTCATGTCCAGGCCAACAATGGTCGCCTGGAAACCCTGGAAGTCACTCCATGA
- the ndk gene encoding nucleoside-diphosphate kinase, giving the protein MATERTLSIIKPDAVAKNAIGDIIARFEKAGLKVVAAKMMHLSEEKAGGFYAEHKERPFFKDLVGFMTSGPVVVQVLEGEGAIAKNRELMGATNPKEAAPGTIRADFAETIDANAVHGSDSPESAEREISYFFGNDEICPR; this is encoded by the coding sequence ATGGCGACTGAACGTACTCTTTCCATCATCAAGCCCGATGCCGTTGCTAAAAATGCCATTGGCGACATCATCGCGCGCTTCGAAAAAGCCGGCCTGAAGGTCGTTGCCGCCAAAATGATGCACCTCTCCGAAGAGAAGGCTGGTGGCTTCTACGCCGAGCACAAAGAGCGCCCCTTCTTCAAAGACCTGGTCGGCTTCATGACCTCCGGTCCGGTCGTGGTACAGGTATTGGAAGGTGAAGGCGCCATTGCCAAAAACCGTGAGTTGATGGGCGCCACCAACCCGAAAGAAGCGGCTCCAGGCACCATCCGTGCCGACTTTGCGGAAACAATTGACGCCAACGCTGTCCATGGCTCTGATTCTCCGGAAAGCGCCGAGCGCGAAATTAGCTACTTCTTCGGTAACGACGAAATCTGCCCGCGCTAA
- a CDS encoding YfgM family protein produces MAELRSEEEQLEVVKRWWKENGTSLIAGAVLAAAGVFGWNAWQNYQEGKAEAASARYQQLINMTAGTTLEDDQLSEAQTLIDELTDDYGNTLYAELAQLLEARLAVEQDDLSTAKQALQDVASHSSRRYVQSVAWLRLARIEVAQGNPEAALALLDQPISDALAAQQANVRGDAFFAQNQPEQAREAWQTAQSIAQNQNQPLYGVQFKLDDLGAEEATQ; encoded by the coding sequence GTGGCGGAGCTGAGAAGCGAAGAAGAGCAGCTAGAAGTCGTCAAACGCTGGTGGAAAGAGAACGGAACCTCGCTGATCGCTGGTGCCGTACTCGCGGCGGCGGGTGTCTTTGGGTGGAACGCATGGCAAAACTACCAAGAAGGTAAAGCGGAAGCCGCCTCTGCCCGTTATCAGCAGCTCATCAATATGACGGCTGGCACGACCTTGGAAGACGACCAGCTTAGCGAAGCACAGACGCTGATCGATGAGCTCACCGACGACTACGGCAACACGCTGTATGCCGAACTGGCACAGCTCTTGGAGGCTCGTCTTGCCGTCGAGCAAGACGATCTGTCCACGGCCAAGCAGGCACTGCAAGACGTCGCCAGCCACTCATCGCGCCGCTATGTGCAAAGCGTGGCGTGGCTGCGCCTAGCGCGCATCGAGGTCGCGCAGGGCAATCCAGAAGCCGCGCTCGCGCTGCTCGACCAGCCCATTTCCGATGCACTGGCGGCTCAACAAGCCAATGTGCGGGGCGATGCGTTCTTCGCACAGAACCAGCCCGAGCAAGCGCGCGAAGCGTGGCAAACTGCGCAGTCCATCGCCCAAAACCAGAACCAGCCGCTGTACGGCGTACAGTTCAAGCTCGACGATCTCGGCGCCGAGGAGGCGACACAGTGA